Below is a window of 'Nostoc azollae' 0708 DNA.
AGCCCAATTTATGAATCAATTTCTCGACTCAGAACTGTTGATAATTACCGATCAACCCCTCTCTTTTTCCTCGTTACCAGCTGAAAGAGTTCGTTTTATTCCTTGCTCTTCTCAAACAGAAGTCACAGAGGTTCAGTAAATGGATATAGGATTAATCCCTCTCCCTAATAATGAATGGAAAAAGGGAAAGTGTAGCTTTTATATGGCCTGTTGTATACCCGTTATAGTATCTCCTCTAGGCATGAATTCAGCAGTCCTCGTATTAGGAGAAGTTAGACTAGGTGCAAACAGCACTGCAGATTGGTATGAGGCGTTGGTCTTTTTTTAC
It encodes the following:
- a CDS encoding glycosyltransferase, with protein sequence MDIGLIPLPNNEWKKGKCSFYMACCIPVIVSPLGMNSAVLVLGEVRLGANSTADWYEALVFFYKNRSLGHNFGENGRQIVEDNFNQKAICQKLVKVFQYLI